One window of Candidatus Poribacteria bacterium genomic DNA carries:
- a CDS encoding metallophosphoesterase, translating to MTKGEFYFAQLTDIHVGEGLNPKEAAWNLRWALEELEMLSPKPELILATGDLVCAGKASELREFAELVKDSSIPILALPTNHDLWGEPDESAWTEIIGPLRQSTEVKGLRFLIWNDIQRQPEGGWKAELREEQREWFEEELEGAEGKPVIVAQHCPPLPVGGDYHDQWRGSNADELLELLSRYNVLAMITGHWHRNGEWNAKGVRVINTGALCGWQWTGIPPHRCFPTRPGYRLFHFDGKRTLRSFWRDGSFWETPAPKVQVSLVHVGEAHTGGPRPQVRPIEVFAKTMLRVTAYARGGKITKVEWSIERSRWRPMRITFEGLWSEWEGSIDPLEERALGEHILIVRAEDMDGNRAYDAIPIRLAERECTPMVPASAQSGREMVFELFYPPE from the coding sequence GTGACTAAAGGAGAATTCTACTTCGCTCAACTGACTGACATCCATGTCGGCGAGGGGCTCAATCCGAAGGAGGCCGCTTGGAACCTTCGTTGGGCCCTTGAGGAGCTGGAGATGCTCTCACCTAAACCGGAGTTGATCCTGGCCACAGGAGATCTGGTTTGTGCAGGTAAAGCCTCCGAGCTCCGTGAGTTCGCCGAGTTGGTGAAGGATAGCTCGATACCCATTTTAGCTCTGCCGACGAACCATGATCTCTGGGGCGAGCCCGATGAGAGTGCCTGGACGGAGATCATAGGCCCACTCCGTCAGAGCACCGAGGTGAAGGGCCTCAGATTTCTGATCTGGAACGACATCCAACGCCAGCCCGAGGGCGGATGGAAGGCAGAGCTGAGGGAGGAACAAAGAGAGTGGTTTGAGGAGGAACTGGAGGGGGCTGAGGGGAAACCGGTCATCGTCGCTCAACACTGTCCTCCTCTTCCCGTCGGCGGAGATTACCACGATCAGTGGCGCGGCTCGAACGCTGACGAGCTTCTGGAACTCCTCTCGCGATATAACGTGTTGGCGATGATAACAGGGCACTGGCATAGGAACGGGGAGTGGAACGCTAAAGGAGTGAGGGTGATCAACACCGGCGCCTTGTGCGGGTGGCAATGGACCGGAATACCGCCACATCGCTGTTTCCCCACCAGACCCGGCTACAGGCTGTTCCATTTCGATGGGAAGAGAACGCTTCGCTCCTTCTGGCGCGACGGTTCCTTCTGGGAAACGCCGGCTCCGAAGGTTCAGGTGAGCCTTGTACACGTAGGCGAAGCACATACAGGCGGCCCGCGACCTCAGGTGAGGCCGATCGAGGTCTTCGCCAAAACAATGCTTCGCGTGACGGCTTACGCCCGCGGGGGAAAGATAACGAAGGTGGAATGGAGCATCGAAAGGAGCAGGTGGAGACCGATGAGGATCACGTTCGAAGGACTGTGGAGCGAATGGGAGGGATCGATCGATCCTCTTGAAGAGAGGGCGTTGGGGGAACATATCTTGATCGTTAGAGCCGAGGATATGGATGGAAACAGGGCTTACGACGCCATCCCGATCAGATTGGCGGAGCGGGAGTGCACGCCGATGGTTCCAGCCTCCGCCCAATCCGGGAGGGAGATGGTGTTCGAACTGTTTTATCCCCCGGAATAA
- a CDS encoding alkaline phosphatase family protein, whose product MLGRLFGRRRSSDRRVIVIGLDGVPHSFIRRHAQSGELPNMARMLSSGSFFRINSVIPTVSSCAWSSYMTGKNPAGHGIFGFIDRRPNPFSLFIPNARNLRAETIWERLSRQGKRVVVMNVPVTYPPKPVNGILIGGFLGTDVNRIGYPPQINRTLVRMNYVIDVDASKGHTDRKGFMEEIHKTFEKRIKVAKYLMEREKWDFFQLHVMETDRINHFFWEDYERGDPSFAPKFMDLYRKIDDYLGEIWDKFGERENYEMMVLSDHGFCTLKKEVYLNLWLEREGYLSFKSEGSKSLENIAPESKAYSLIPGRIFINLKGREEMGSVEREDYEPLRDEIAKRLIEEFRDPEDGTPIVERVYRREEIYDGPYLEEAADLIAVPKTGYDLKGKVSAEGLIGRGKIVGMHTYDDAFLFVKGEVKLEEEDRWIGGVNKLVYQLIFPSSPSF is encoded by the coding sequence ATGCTAGGCAGGCTTTTCGGAAGGAGAAGATCAAGCGACAGGCGCGTGATAGTGATAGGTCTTGACGGCGTGCCGCACTCCTTCATAAGGAGGCACGCTCAAAGTGGGGAGCTTCCGAACATGGCGAGGATGTTGAGCTCGGGAAGCTTCTTCAGGATAAACTCGGTGATTCCGACCGTTTCCTCCTGCGCTTGGTCCTCTTACATGACGGGCAAGAACCCGGCCGGACATGGGATCTTCGGGTTTATCGACCGCCGGCCGAATCCGTTTTCCCTTTTCATCCCCAACGCCCGCAACCTGAGGGCCGAGACCATCTGGGAAAGGCTCAGCCGACAGGGCAAAAGGGTGGTCGTCATGAACGTCCCTGTCACATATCCTCCGAAACCGGTGAACGGAATTCTGATCGGCGGGTTTCTAGGGACAGATGTGAACAGGATCGGCTATCCGCCTCAGATCAACCGCACCCTTGTTCGGATGAACTATGTGATAGACGTCGATGCCAGCAAGGGGCATACCGATAGGAAGGGGTTCATGGAGGAGATACACAAAACATTTGAGAAGCGGATTAAGGTGGCGAAATACTTGATGGAGAGGGAGAAATGGGATTTCTTCCAGCTCCACGTGATGGAGACCGATCGGATAAACCACTTCTTCTGGGAGGATTATGAGAGGGGAGATCCGAGCTTCGCGCCGAAGTTCATGGATCTCTACCGGAAGATAGACGATTACCTGGGTGAGATATGGGACAAGTTCGGCGAAAGGGAAAACTATGAGATGATGGTGCTTTCCGATCACGGCTTTTGCACGCTTAAAAAGGAGGTCTACCTGAACCTCTGGCTGGAAAGGGAGGGTTATCTGAGCTTCAAATCCGAGGGGTCGAAATCGCTCGAGAACATCGCCCCCGAAAGCAAGGCATATAGCCTCATTCCCGGGCGGATATTCATAAACCTGAAGGGCAGGGAGGAGATGGGAAGCGTCGAGAGGGAAGATTACGAGCCGTTGCGCGATGAGATCGCAAAGAGGCTGATCGAGGAGTTCAGAGATCCGGAGGACGGAACGCCGATCGTGGAGAGGGTCTACAGGCGAGAGGAGATTTACGACGGACCATATCTGGAGGAAGCTGCGGATCTGATAGCGGTTCCGAAAACGGGTTATGATCTAAAGGGAAAGGTATCGGCCGAGGGGCTGATCGGAAGGGGAAAGATCGTCGGTATGCATACATATGACGACGCTTTTCTCTTCGTCAAAGGAGAGGTCAAATTGGAGGAAGAGGATAGGTGGATCGGGGGAGTAAACAAGTTGGTTTATCAGCTGATATTTCCCTCTTCCCCTTCCTTTTGA
- the cysC gene encoding adenylyl-sulfate kinase produces MSSGSSRWKGFTVWFTGMSGSGKTTLSMALERALRERGIPFVQRLDGDVVRRDLTRDLGFSKEDRNENIRRVSFVASLLSRNGVATLCAFISPYRQARQEARARHKDGRFIEVYLKCPLDILIQRDPKGLYKRALAGEIKNFTGIDDPYEEPENPEITLETDRMSVEECVQVIMRYLDERGLLPGGM; encoded by the coding sequence ATGTCATCGGGCAGCAGCCGTTGGAAAGGTTTCACGGTTTGGTTCACCGGCATGAGTGGATCGGGTAAGACCACGCTCTCGATGGCGCTTGAAAGGGCGCTAAGGGAACGTGGGATCCCATTCGTTCAGAGGCTGGATGGGGATGTAGTCAGGCGGGATCTCACCAGGGATTTGGGGTTCTCGAAGGAGGACAGGAACGAGAACATCAGGAGGGTGAGCTTCGTCGCCTCGCTCCTGAGCAGGAACGGCGTGGCAACCCTCTGTGCCTTCATCTCGCCCTACCGGCAGGCCCGTCAGGAGGCCCGCGCAAGGCACAAGGACGGAAGGTTCATTGAGGTCTATCTCAAATGCCCGCTCGACATCCTGATACAGCGAGATCCGAAGGGCCTCTATAAGAGGGCCCTGGCCGGGGAGATCAAGAACTTCACGGGCATAGACGATCCCTACGAGGAGCCTGAAAATCCCGAGATAACACTTGAGACAGATAGGATGTCCGTGGAGGAGTGTGTCCAGGTGATAATGAGATATCTCGATGAAAGGGGATTACTACCAGGGGGCATGTGA
- the sat gene encoding sulfate adenylyltransferase has protein sequence MIEPHGGKLVNRMLSDQEREEWLARADRLPKISVSYFDLQEIENIATGLFSPLTGFMCREDYESVLDEMRLSDGTVWSIPILLPIEKDAIPRVGRSEYALITDEEGAEYAVIHVQDIFERDKRREAYAVYKTTDDAHPGVARVYRQPEMAIGGEIWLLRRIEHARFNRYRLDPIDTRRIFKSKGWRTVVAFQTRNPIHRAHEYLQKVALEIVDGLFLNPLVGETKSDDIPAEVRMRCYETVLELYYPKDRYVMAVFPVNMRYAGPREAIFHAICRKNYGCTHIIIGRDHAGVGNYYSPYEAQEIFDQFDPNEIGIVPLKFEHAFYCRRCGGMATGKTCPHPSTDHIFLSGTKVREMLRRGIYPPPEFTRPEVAEILMKAMKESEG, from the coding sequence ATGATAGAACCTCACGGCGGAAAGCTGGTAAACAGGATGCTCTCCGATCAGGAGAGGGAGGAATGGCTCGCCCGGGCCGACCGGCTTCCCAAGATCTCCGTCTCATATTTCGATCTCCAGGAGATCGAAAACATCGCTACCGGACTTTTCAGCCCGCTTACGGGATTCATGTGCAGGGAGGATTATGAGAGCGTCTTAGACGAGATGCGCCTTTCGGACGGAACGGTCTGGTCGATTCCCATCCTGTTGCCCATCGAAAAGGATGCGATACCCCGTGTCGGGCGAAGCGAGTATGCGTTGATAACCGATGAAGAGGGAGCGGAGTATGCCGTAATACATGTCCAGGATATATTTGAGAGGGACAAGAGACGCGAGGCCTATGCAGTCTATAAGACTACGGATGACGCTCATCCGGGGGTGGCGAGGGTCTATAGACAACCTGAGATGGCGATCGGAGGGGAGATCTGGCTTTTGAGGCGGATCGAGCACGCAAGGTTCAATCGATATCGCCTCGATCCGATCGATACGCGCAGGATATTCAAATCGAAAGGATGGAGGACAGTTGTCGCCTTCCAGACCAGAAATCCGATCCATCGGGCGCACGAGTATCTGCAGAAGGTCGCCCTTGAGATCGTCGATGGGTTGTTCCTCAACCCGCTTGTCGGCGAAACTAAATCGGACGACATACCCGCTGAGGTGAGGATGAGATGCTATGAGACGGTGCTTGAGCTTTATTATCCGAAGGACAGATATGTGATGGCGGTCTTCCCCGTCAACATGAGATACGCCGGGCCGCGGGAGGCGATCTTCCACGCTATCTGTCGTAAGAATTACGGCTGCACACATATCATCATCGGGAGAGATCATGCCGGAGTGGGAAACTACTACTCCCCCTACGAGGCTCAGGAGATATTCGATCAGTTCGATCCGAATGAAATAGGTATCGTGCCGCTTAAATTCGAGCACGCCTTCTATTGCAGGAGATGCGGTGGGATGGCCACCGGCAAGACCTGTCCGCATCCCTCGACGGATCATATCTTCTTAAGCGGCACAAAGGTAAGGGAGATGCTCCGCAGAGGGATCTATCCGCCGCCTGAGTTCACAAGACCCGAGGTCGCCGAGATCCTGATGAAGGCGATGAAGGAAAGCGAGGGATGA
- a CDS encoding alkaline phosphatase family protein, producing MGKLVVIGLDCADPKLIFQEMIDDLPNIRSLIRESTYGRMKSIIPPITVPAWMCMMTGKDPGELGIYGFRNRKDYSYDSLSFANSRMVKYPKVWDRLGMKGLTSILLGIPLTYPPKPIRGCLISGFLAPDTESDYTYPKGLKEEIRSWVGGYMLDVPDFRTDDKDRVIRDIYSMTDKRFEVAKRLITGRKWDFFMMVEMGLDRIYHGFWAYHDSGHPKHDPNSPYRDVIREYTAYLDRKIGEILNLIPDETRVIIISDHGVQRMSGGISINEWFIRNGYLTLKEYPKEPIRMGDLIRKGMVDWSKTIAWGEGGYYGRVFLNVKGREPEGIVPQEEYEKVRDEIKSAIEGITDEFGTPLGTVVYKPQEIYRTVRNIPPDLIVYFGGLKWRSLGTVGSGKIHHHENDTGPDDANHAQYGMWLMTGGKGKEREIDILEVHDLIMSVVN from the coding sequence ATGGGAAAGCTGGTTGTAATCGGGCTGGATTGTGCCGATCCGAAGCTCATCTTTCAGGAGATGATAGATGATCTTCCCAACATCAGATCGCTGATAAGGGAATCAACTTACGGCAGGATGAAATCCATTATCCCGCCCATAACCGTTCCGGCGTGGATGTGTATGATGACTGGTAAGGACCCGGGCGAGCTAGGGATATACGGGTTCAGGAATCGCAAGGACTACTCCTATGATTCACTCTCCTTTGCCAACTCCAGAATGGTGAAATATCCGAAGGTCTGGGACAGGCTCGGAATGAAGGGGCTCACCTCCATATTGTTGGGGATCCCTCTCACCTATCCTCCTAAGCCGATAAGAGGATGTTTGATCTCCGGCTTTCTAGCGCCCGATACCGAATCGGATTACACATATCCGAAAGGGCTGAAGGAAGAGATCAGATCGTGGGTGGGAGGGTATATGCTCGACGTGCCGGATTTCCGGACGGATGATAAGGACAGGGTCATAAGGGATATCTATAGCATGACCGATAAACGGTTCGAGGTCGCCAAACGCCTGATCACAGGGAGGAAGTGGGATTTCTTCATGATGGTTGAGATGGGGTTGGACAGGATCTATCACGGGTTCTGGGCTTATCACGACTCCGGCCATCCGAAACATGATCCGAATAGCCCTTACAGAGATGTTATCAGGGAATACACGGCATATCTCGATAGGAAGATAGGTGAGATACTCAATCTGATTCCAGATGAAACGAGGGTGATTATCATCTCAGATCACGGCGTGCAGAGAATGAGCGGTGGAATCAGCATAAACGAGTGGTTCATCCGTAACGGGTATCTGACGCTGAAGGAATATCCGAAGGAGCCGATCAGAATGGGCGATCTCATACGAAAGGGAATGGTGGACTGGTCCAAAACGATCGCCTGGGGGGAAGGGGGATATTACGGTAGGGTCTTCCTAAACGTCAAGGGGAGAGAGCCGGAGGGGATCGTGCCCCAGGAGGAGTATGAGAAAGTTAGGGATGAGATAAAATCGGCCATCGAGGGGATAACCGATGAGTTCGGCACCCCGTTAGGAACCGTCGTCTATAAGCCTCAGGAGATCTACAGGACCGTCAGGAATATCCCTCCCGACCTGATAGTTTACTTCGGAGGACTCAAATGGCGTTCCCTCGGAACGGTCGGCTCCGGCAAGATCCATCATCATGAGAACGACACGGGACCTGACGACGCCAATCACGCCCAATATGGGATGTGGTTGATGACGGGAGGAAAAGGGAAGGAAAGGGAGATAGATATATTAGAGGTGCATGATCTGATAATGTCCGTTGTTAATTAA
- a CDS encoding CopG family transcriptional regulator translates to MSDKRKVEISAELYEAIEKRLEEYGFSTVDEYIEFVLQELLYEDESDAPVFDEDEEEKIRKRLRDLGYIDG, encoded by the coding sequence ATGTCAGACAAGAGAAAGGTGGAGATATCGGCCGAGCTTTATGAGGCCATAGAAAAGAGATTGGAGGAGTATGGATTTTCCACCGTCGATGAGTACATCGAGTTCGTCCTACAGGAGCTCTTATATGAGGATGAATCCGATGCACCCGTATTTGATGAGGATGAGGAGGAGAAGATCAGGAAGAGGCTGCGCGATCTGGGATATATCGACGGGTAA
- a CDS encoding acetate kinase, producing the protein MKILTLNCGSSSVKYMLYDWQKRWILAKGIVERVTVGGSFCVHEKYGEDRITVEHECPDHSIAIELILKLLLGGYRGYERYGVIGRAEEIDAVGHRVVHGGERFAKSVIIDEKVLETFRELFDLAPLHNPPNVLGIEAAMKILPDVPHMAVMDTAWHQTISPPQYIYALPYEWYDRYRVRRYGFHGTSLLYVAKRAAVLLGRDPFDVNVISLHVGNGVSANAVKNGLSFDTSMGFTPLEGLVMGTRAGDHDAAIDLFIMEKENLSPKEMNDILNRKSGILGVTGRYTDRRDVQKAMKEGDERATLAFEIECYRLRKYIGAYYAALGHVDAVVWTAGVGEMSPEMRGRTMEGLEELGIKIDPERNELAKSRNAEFTISADDSKVKVFVIPTDEEIVFVEDVVALLEGRYDVHTNFRYSFQEPDYRNQMRDEAFAGELKETPQMARALALPFPDNLLPDEARPYAWWIL; encoded by the coding sequence ATGAAGATACTCACGCTTAACTGTGGAAGCTCTTCGGTCAAATATATGCTCTATGACTGGCAGAAGAGATGGATCCTGGCGAAGGGGATCGTGGAGAGGGTCACGGTGGGAGGTTCGTTCTGCGTCCATGAGAAATACGGCGAGGACAGGATCACCGTGGAACATGAGTGTCCCGATCACAGCATCGCCATAGAGCTGATCCTGAAACTGCTTCTGGGGGGGTATCGCGGATATGAGAGATACGGCGTTATAGGAAGGGCGGAGGAGATAGATGCGGTGGGACATAGGGTGGTTCACGGCGGCGAGAGGTTTGCAAAATCGGTGATCATCGATGAGAAGGTCCTCGAGACGTTCAGGGAGCTATTTGATCTGGCCCCACTCCATAACCCACCCAATGTCCTGGGGATAGAGGCGGCGATGAAGATACTGCCCGACGTCCCACATATGGCCGTGATGGATACCGCCTGGCATCAGACGATCAGCCCGCCACAGTATATCTATGCCCTGCCGTATGAATGGTATGATAGGTACAGGGTGAGAAGATATGGATTCCACGGGACCTCGCTCCTATATGTGGCCAAGCGTGCGGCGGTGTTGTTGGGGAGAGATCCGTTCGACGTGAACGTGATCTCGCTGCACGTAGGAAATGGAGTCAGCGCCAATGCTGTCAAAAACGGACTCTCGTTTGACACCAGCATGGGATTCACACCCCTTGAGGGACTGGTGATGGGTACCAGGGCGGGGGATCATGACGCCGCTATAGATCTGTTCATCATGGAGAAGGAGAACCTCTCGCCTAAGGAGATGAACGATATCCTCAACAGGAAAAGCGGCATTCTGGGCGTAACGGGGAGATATACGGATCGGCGCGACGTGCAGAAGGCGATGAAGGAGGGAGATGAGAGGGCGACCCTCGCCTTTGAGATCGAATGTTACAGGCTGCGGAAATACATAGGGGCGTATTATGCAGCCCTGGGACATGTGGATGCCGTCGTCTGGACGGCCGGTGTCGGCGAGATGTCGCCTGAGATGAGGGGAAGAACGATGGAGGGTTTGGAGGAGCTGGGGATAAAGATAGATCCCGAGAGAAACGAGCTGGCCAAATCAAGAAACGCCGAGTTCACCATCTCCGCCGATGACTCCAAGGTGAAGGTCTTCGTCATTCCCACCGATGAGGAGATCGTCTTCGTGGAGGACGTCGTGGCGCTGCTGGAAGGAAGATATGACGTACACACTAATTTCAGATATTCGTTCCAGGAGCCGGATTACAGAAATCAAATGCGTGACGAGGCCTTCGCCGGAGAGCTTAAGGAAACCCCCCAGATGGCCAGAGCACTGGCATTGCCTTTCCCCGATAACCTCCTCCCCGATGAGGCGAGGCCTTATGCATGGTGGATCCTCTAG